The following proteins come from a genomic window of Gammaproteobacteria bacterium:
- a CDS encoding BrnT family toxin, whose product MDGLKFEWNRRKETTNRKKHGVSFAEAKTAFLDENARVILDPDHSDEEDRFILLGLSSRLRLLVVCHCYQEDQDTIRIISARKATRSEQREYEGIGHA is encoded by the coding sequence ATGGATGGGCTGAAATTCGAATGGAATCGTCGGAAGGAAACGACAAATCGAAAGAAACATGGTGTTTCTTTCGCAGAAGCTAAGACTGCATTTCTTGATGAAAATGCGCGCGTTATTTTAGATCCTGACCACTCTGACGAGGAAGATCGCTTTATCCTGCTGGGTCTGAGTTCGCGGCTTCGCCTTCTTGTCGTATGTCATTGCTATCAAGAAGATCAGGATACCATTCGAATCATTTCGGCCCGTAAGGCAACTCGCTCTGAGCAGCGTGAATACGAGGGCATTGGTCATGCGTGA
- a CDS encoding BrnA antitoxin family protein, producing the protein MREKYDFSNSKKNPYASKLKKQITIRLDEDTIAYFKALAEQKGIPYQSLINLYLRDCAEQSRDLKIKWA; encoded by the coding sequence ATGCGTGAAAAATATGATTTTTCAAATTCAAAAAAGAATCCCTATGCTTCGAAACTGAAGAAGCAGATTACCATCAGGCTTGATGAGGACACTATTGCCTACTTCAAAGCACTGGCTGAACAGAAAGGCATCCCATACCAGAGCCTGATTAATTTGTATCTCCGGGATTGCGCAGAACAGAGTAGGG
- a CDS encoding cytochrome b/b6 domain-containing protein — MSELRSYAVWDAGTRWFHWINVVCVIALGAVGFTILNAGDLDVSNAGKVTLKTVHVLIGYVFALNFLWRIAWAFMGNRYARWRSILPGGEGYFHAVRSYVAAFIAGHPEQYLGHNPVGRLGIAALFILISCLGITGLVLAGTDLFYPPIGHWIAQWVAAPGIDPGSLLPYAREMYSAAAYESMRAFRKPFAAIHLYSFYVLVVVVVVHIAAVVITELKEGGSIISAMFTGRKIVRGRPRDEDRNDHD; from the coding sequence ATGTCTGAACTGAGATCTTATGCGGTCTGGGACGCGGGCACCCGCTGGTTCCATTGGATCAATGTGGTCTGCGTCATCGCCCTGGGGGCTGTGGGCTTCACGATTCTCAACGCGGGCGATCTCGATGTGTCCAATGCCGGCAAAGTAACCCTCAAGACAGTTCACGTTTTGATCGGGTACGTCTTCGCATTGAACTTTCTCTGGCGCATCGCATGGGCCTTTATGGGTAACCGCTATGCTAGGTGGCGTTCGATCCTTCCGGGCGGTGAGGGATACTTCCACGCGGTACGCAGCTATGTCGCAGCCTTTATCGCGGGTCACCCGGAGCAGTATCTAGGGCACAACCCGGTAGGACGGCTGGGTATTGCGGCTCTGTTTATCCTCATTTCCTGTCTCGGTATTACCGGCCTGGTTCTCGCGGGTACTGATCTGTTCTACCCCCCGATCGGGCATTGGATCGCGCAGTGGGTAGCGGCGCCGGGTATCGATCCGGGCTCCCTGTTGCCCTATGCCCGCGAGATGTATTCTGCCGCGGCCTACGAAAGCATGCGCGCGTTCCGCAAGCCCTTCGCAGCAATACATCTCTACAGCTTCTATGTCCTCGTGGTCGTCGTCGTTGTGCACATAGCCGCAGTGGTTATCACCGAGCTGAAGGAAGGCGGCAGCATCATTTCGGCGATGTTCACGGGACGAAAGATAGTTCGTGGACGTCCTCGGGACGAAGATCGCAATGACCATGACTGA